AGAAAAGCTACGATTTGATCAGATTGCCGCATTAAGGTTTGCTTACGATGACGAATTCCGGGAGCTTCTGAACAAAGCCATCACTGAAAATATCTCCGGCGACGAGATTAAACGTTCTATCAAAAACTGGAAAGCTGACCATCAAAGAATATAATAACACCAAAATATTTATATCATGAGAAAATTGACTTTATACAGTATGACCATATTTGTATTGCTTACACTAACCAGCTGTGAGGCAATAGAAACTATTTTTAAGGCTGGAATGTGGTGGGGAATTATTCTAGTCGTTGCAGTTGTAGTTGTCCTTTTTCTGATCTTTTCGAGGGGTAAGAACTCTTAACCATTTTTTATGGAGAAGAATACGGATCTGGAAATTATTTCTCACCTAAAGCCTTCAAAAATTGTCAAGATCATGAAGGATCCCGAGGCCTCCGCAAAGGCGGTACATCTTGTATATACCACCGATGCGGAAACGGCAGGGATTACCCGTAAAAAGAACGGGAAGAAGTATGCTTATTACAAGGACGGTGAAAAGCTTAAAGACAAGAATGAGATCAACAGGATCAACAGTCTGGTTATTCCTCCCGCATGGGAAAATGTCTGGATCTGTGCCCTGGATAACGGTCATCTTCAGGCCACCGGCTTTGATGTAAAAAAGAGAAAGCAGTACCGCTATCATCCTTTGTGGAGTGCTTTAAGAAATCATACCAAATTTTACAGAATGCTTCAGTTCGGGTATGCGCTTCCGGATATACGGCTTCATGTGGAACAGGATCTTGCTTTAAGAAATTTCGAGAAGAGAAAAATACTGGCCTTAATTGTAAGTTTAATGCAGCGTACGAATATCCGTATCGGTAATAATGCCTACGAAAAGCTGTATGGTTCCTTTGGTTTGACTACTTTAAAGGATAAGCATGTAAAAATTAACGGGCAAAAGATTTCGTTCTCATTTAAAGGAAAGAAAGGTGTTATGCACAATATCAATCTGAAAAGCAAGAGACTTTCCAGGTTAGTACAAAAATGCAAGGATATTCCGGGAAGGGAACTTTTCCAGTATTTTGATGATGAAGGAAACCGCCATTCTATTGACTCCGGGATGGTGAATGATTATATTAAAGAAATAAGCGGGGAAGATTTCACTGCAAAGGATTTCAGGACCTGGTCCGGAACGGTGAGTGCCTTAATCGCTTTTAAAGAGATTGGCTACGCTGAAAATAACACGCAGTATAAAAAGAAAGTGAAAGAAGCTCTGGAAATCGTGGCTGAACATCTTGGAAATACCAGTACGGTTTGCAGAAAATATTATGTACATCCTTTGGTGATCAATCTTTACGAAAA
The Chryseobacterium sp. W4I1 DNA segment above includes these coding regions:
- a CDS encoding DNA topoisomerase IB; the protein is MEKNTDLEIISHLKPSKIVKIMKDPEASAKAVHLVYTTDAETAGITRKKNGKKYAYYKDGEKLKDKNEINRINSLVIPPAWENVWICALDNGHLQATGFDVKKRKQYRYHPLWSALRNHTKFYRMLQFGYALPDIRLHVEQDLALRNFEKRKILALIVSLMQRTNIRIGNNAYEKLYGSFGLTTLKDKHVKINGQKISFSFKGKKGVMHNINLKSKRLSRLVQKCKDIPGRELFQYFDDEGNRHSIDSGMVNDYIKEISGEDFTAKDFRTWSGTVSALIAFKEIGYAENNTQYKKKVKEALEIVAEHLGNTSTVCRKYYVHPLVINLYENNTIKKYLDELEQIEENDGKAGLTQEEKLVLKILENEKM